The segment CGATTGTCCGCAGTACCCAAGTGATTGTCTGCGATTTGGTGAGCGTTCCTCGGGTGAAAGCTGCGATTCAAGAGGCGCGCAATGATCTGATTCGTCCGCCCCAAGTGATTACCAGCAATAACTATGTGGGTATGGATTCCATCGAGGTCTTGAAGCGAGAGCTGGGGCTGGATTAAGCCAACCTGCGAGAGCAGGCGTTGTCACCGGCATCCATCACCAGCCCCAAGACCTTGTGGGACTAGAGCGATCGCTGCAGTTGAATCTGCAACGGATCCTCGGGCTGGCGCAGAATACCCAAACGCTGAGTTGTGGAGGGCGATCGCCCCATCTCATCCCACAGCATCCAGCGACTACCCGCTGGTAAATCTTCCAAGCGATCGCCCCTCGGGGTCAACCAAACCAAGGGCAGATCCGGACGCTGACCCGCGATCGGCCGAGGCTCTTCATCGGCCTGGGTGGCCGCCAAAACTTCAAGCACCTGCTGCTGCCCGTCCACCGTCCCCGTCCCCGCCGTCCAGAGGCTCACCTGCAGTTTTTGCTTCAAGGCATAGAAATATAGCGACGCTGCCACAATCACCGCTTCTTCAAAGGCTGCCGCCGGCCAAGCTATGCCGCTATCCAAGGCAATCACCAAGGCCTGACCGCCGGTGATCACCTCCAACTCCCGCACCCGCAGATCGCCATAACGAGCGCTCGATCGCCAATGCACCATGCGAATCGGATCCCCCCAGCGGTAGGGCCGCAGGGCCCGGGTCATGCCTTCGCTAGCGCTATCGGGACGTTGAATACTTTGCAGCTCTTTCTGCTCATCGGCTCCCTGCTCATCCACCAAGGGACAGGACGACAGCGGCAATACCTGGGGATAGACCACAGCGATCGCGGGCTGAGTGAACGCCTGCCGCCGCCAGAAGAGACCAAAGGGAGCCGCCGTCCGCAGATGCACCGTATGCCAACGGTAGACCCCCCGCTGTTCCATCACTCGGCTATAGGCCCAGCGGTATTGCCCTTGGGCCGCCAAGGTTTCCAAGGCCGACCGTTCTGGCGCACCCACCACAAACGGCAGCAGGTCAGAAAGTTCGAGCAGTCCCCGAGCCTGGGGCGTGGGATTATCAATCCGCAGTTCCACCTGCAAGGCATCGCCAGCGCTGATGGGATAGATGGGCATCCGACTCACCTGCAAACGCTTCAGCGATCGCGGCGGCAACAGGGCAGCGATCGCCAACATGGCCAACATGCCGCCACTGATCACATACAGCCAGCCAGCCATGGTGTTGGTCGCCGCCGCAAAGAAAAATACAGCCAACCCCAGCAGCAGCCAGCCGCCATAGGACGGAGACACCCAACGAGTTTCAAGCCAATCTGACCATGCCTTTGTTTGTCGCATCCACGCTTCTCCAGATTTGCCTCCATCCTAGCCGAGGGCTGGGCGAAGCCCCCAGGGATCGCAGTAATTCGAGTTCACTGCCGCAGACCAAAAGCAGTCAAGTTATAATCTTGACGGAGTACGTATATAGGCGTTGCGAATGAGTAATCCCCTAGTCCAGGCTTTTTTCGTGGGACGAGCAGCAGCAGAACTGCTGAGCGAGCAATTTGAGTCCACCGTCACCCACACCCTGAGCGATCTAGGCAAATTTGATGCAGAGCAGCGCGAGCGCTTGCGTCAATTTACAGAAGAGGTGCTAGACCGAGCCAAGCAGTCTGAAGAATCTGCCATGGGCGATCGCCCCCCTGCGGATGCCCCTGCCGCCGGTTCTCCTTCCGATTTGCAGACCATGCTAGATGAACTGCGCGCTGAAATTGCCCATCTGCGCGCCACCCTGCAGCGCCACCGCAACTCTGCCCCCTAACCCATCCGGTCTCAACTCGTTCTCAACAGCTTGGAAAAATCCATGCCGCTGGGTTGCCCGATCTCCCTAGAAAGGGAACCATAATAGAAAAAGCTGTTTAGAACTCCTGGATTGAAGCGCGAGTGACCGTCTTGCCTGATCGTCCCAGTCGTGATGCTGCCGCATCTGAATCTATCCCGTCTCCAGTCGGGTCGTCTGTGCCCTCTGGTCTATTGTCTAATCCGTCAGAACATCGGGGCATAACCGTGAGCGATCGCTCCAAACTGCATACAAGCAAAAAATACCGCTGGAACCGTGAGCGCTACTCTCGGCAACGTCGCTATGTAGATATCTGGACGTTTGTCCTCAGACTCTTGGCGTCCCAATGGCTGTATGGCAAGTCCTGGAGTTATGCCGGCGGCATGACCGACGAAAAGCAGACGCTGCGGCGGCGACGCTTGGCAGTATGGATTCGAGAAACACTCTTGGATTTAGGGCCCACCTTCATCAAAGTTGGGCAATTGTTCTCCACGCGGGCAGACCTCTTTCCTAGCGAATATGTGGAAGAACTATCGAAGCTACAGGACAAGGTGCCAGCCTTCAACTACGAACAGGTTGAAGCCATCATCGAGCAAGACCTCGGCAAAACCATTCCCGAACTGTATCAAAGCTTCGACCCCATTCCCCTAGCTGCCGCCAGCCTTGGGCAGGTGCATCGAGCCCAGCTTCACAGCGGCGAAGAAGTGGTGGTGAAAATCCAGCGACCGGGTTTGAAAAAGCTGTTCACCATTGACCTCGCCATCCTCAAAGGCATCGCCCGCTACTTCCAAAACCATCCCGACTGGGGACGGGGGCGCGATTGGATGGGTATTTATGAAGAATGCTGCCGAATTCTTTGGGAAGAAATTGACTATCTGGGCGAAGGGCGGAATGCCGACACCTTCCGACGGAACTTTCGCAATGAAGGATGGGTGCGCGTGCCTCGGGTGTATTGGCGCTATGCCTCATCGCGAGTACTCACCCTAGAATATTTGCCGGGCATCAAGATCAGCCACTACGACGCCATTGAAGCAGCCGGGCTCGATCGCAAAAACCTGGCCCAACTGGGAGCCCGCGCCTACCTGCACCAACTGCTCAACAATGGATTTTTCCACGCCGACCCCCACCCCGGCAACATTGCCGTGAGTTCAGACGGAGCGCTGATCTTTTACGACTTCGGCATGATGGGTCAGGTGCCAGCCATCACCCGCGAGAAACTGCTCAACACCTTCTTTGGCATTGCCCAAAAAGATGCTGAACAAGTGGTGGCATCCTTGGTGGAACTAGGAGCCCTAGCGCCTGCCGAGGATATGGGCCCCGTGCGGCGATCGGTGCAGTACATGCTGGACAACTTCATGGATCAGCCCTTTGAAACCCAGTCCGTCGCAGCCATCAGCGATGACTTATATGATATTGCCTATAATCAACCCTTCCGATTTCCCGCCACCTTCACCTTTGTGATGCGGGCATTTTCGACCCTGGAAGGGGTGGGCAAGGGTCTCGATCCAGACTTTAACTTTATGGAGGTTGCAAAACCGTTTGCAATGCAGCTTATGACCGACGGACGTTCATCCCTAGAAACCGATGGACTGCTGGGAGAAATTGGCCGCCAGGCCGCTCAAATGAGCAGTACAGCCCTAGGCTTACCCCGACGCATTGACGATACAATCGATAAACTAGAGCGAGGGGATATTCGGGTACGGGTGCGCTCCATTGAGAGCGATCGCCTTCTGCGGCGAATCAGTACCGTAAACCTGGGAATGAACTATACTATTTTGGCTGGCACGTTCACTCTGTCCGCCACGATTTTGCTAGTGAGTGAGTACGTGATCTTAGCTAGTGTGATGGCAATCCTTGCAGTAGCTTCAGCGATCGCTCTCATCCGCCTGTTAATGCGTCTAGATCGCTACGATCGTATGTTTTGATGTTTTCCTTGGGTAGCGCCACGCTGTATGAAACGGATTTTCTCGGGGCTAACAGACACAGGGCTAGTGCGCTCTGTCAATCAGGATGCGTACTATATTGACCCCGATGGTCGGTTTTGCCTAGTCGCTGATGGCATGGGCGGCCATGCGGGCGGACAAGAAGCCAGTCGCTTAGCCACCGATACCATCCGTGAGTACTTAGAAACCCACTGGAGCTTTCCGGCCAAGTCCCATCAGTTACTGGAAGAGGCGCTGCTGAAAGCGAACCACGCCATTTTGAAAGATCAGCGCGACCATCCGGAGCGATCGGACATGGGAACCACCGTGGTGGTGGTACTCTTTCGCGATGACCAGCCCTCCTGCGCCCATGTCGGCGACTCACGCCTCTATCGCCTACGAGGTTCTCGGCTCGATCAAATTACCGAAGACCATACCTGGGTACGACGAGCGCTGAAGTCTGGAGAATTAACCACCGATCAAGCCCGTCTCCATCCCTGGCGACATATTTTGTCGAAATGCCTGGGGCGAGATGATGTGCGCCAAATCGACGTGCAGACCTTTGAGCTAGAACCCAACGATCGCCTCATTCTCTGCAGTGATGGTCTCACGGAAGAGCTATCCGATCACTTAATTGCCTTTCACCTCAAATCCATTCGCGCCTGTGACCAAGCCGCCAGCGCCCTGGTCAATGCAGCCAAAGGCAAGGGTGGCCGCGATAATATTACCATCGTGATTGTCTCCAATGAGCAGTCTGACTAGCGCGATCGCTCCCCGGAATCTGCACTAGCATGACTCCGAGACCCAAAGGTGGCGATCGCCCTTTTCAACCCCAAGTCTCTGGTCTAGTCTGGAGTGAATAAGACATCTGGAATGCACCCGTGGGGAAAGGAGTCACGCCATGTTGAGTTGGGATCATCGGCCAACGTTGTCCACCATGGGCCGCGAGCGGGCGTGGGTTGAGATTAACCACAGCCACCTAGCCTATAATGTCCAAGCCATTCAAGCTCTCTTGGCTCCAGGCACAGACCTAATGGCGGTGGTGAAAGCTGATGCCTATGGTCATGGGGCGGTGACCATTGCCCAAACCGCCCTCCAGGCTGGGGCCACCTGGCTAGGCGTAGCCACCATTCCCGAAGGCATCGAACTGCGGGAAGCAGGGATCCAGGCTCCCATTCTCTTGCTGGGAGCCACCAATACCGTCGAGCAAGTGCGGGCGATCGCTCACTGGCAGTTGCAGCCAACACTCTGCACCGAAAAACAGGCCCTGGTCTTTGCCGAGGCGATGGACTCCGCAACCCATCCGCTCCCGGTTCACCTCAACGTCGATACGGGCATGTCGCGCCTGGGAGTTCCCTGGCAGCAGGTACTTCCCCTCGCCCAGCATATTCAGCGATCGCCCCATCTCCACCTGGCCAGCGTCTACTCCCACTTTGCAACAGCGGATGATCCGGATGTGCAGACCCTTCAGCACCAACGCGATCGCTTCCAGCAGGTCATCCAAACCCTAGGCGATCATGGCATCGTTCCGCCCATGCTGCATCTAGCGAACTCCGCCGGCACCCTGGTTGAGTCCAGCCTCCATTACGACCTCGTCCGGGTCGGGCTAGCCATCTACGGGCTTTATCCCGCCCCCCATTTTCGGGCCAGCATCGATCTCAAACCCGTGCTGCAAGTGAAAGCCCGCGTCACCCAGGTGAAAACCCTACCCCCCCAGACCGGCGTCAGCTATGGGCATCGATTTGTCACCCAGCGAGAAACTCGGCTAGCCGTTGTTGGCATTGGCTATGCCGATGGCGTACCCCGCTTGCTGTCCAACCGCATGAACGTTCTCTTACGAGGACAGTTTGTTCCCCAAATTGGCGCGATTACCATGGATCAGCTCATGCTCGACGTGACCGACCTTGCCGAAGTCCACGAGGGTGATGTGGTTACCCTACTGGGGCACGATCAGGACGCCACCATCTCTGCCGACGACTGGGCCGACACCCTAGGAACCATTTCCTGGGAAATCCTTTGCGGCTTTAAACATCGCCTACCGCGATTATCCCTATCCTCACCGGCAACCGCCACCGCCAAACCCCTAACCCTTTCCTAACCCTAAGCACCAAGGAGACATCGATGGGATACCCTACCGTGATTTTGCCAGGCTACTTCGCCGGTGCGGCCCCTTACCAAACCATGGAGAAAACCTTGGCAGAGCTAGGCTTTCCCAGTGTCACCGTGCCCCTGTCTCGCTGGGACTGGGTGCCCACGGTGGGCGGGCGGTCGATGGGAGGAATTCTAGAAAAACTCGATCAAACCGTGAAACAGGTGATGGAAACCACGGGAAGCGATCGCATCAACCTCATCGGCCATTCCGCTGGCGGCTGGATTGCGCGGATCTACCTCGGCGAAATTCCCTATACCATCCATGCCAAAGACACCGGCAAGCCCATGCTCTGGAAAGCGCATCCTTCCGTAGCCACCCTGATGACCCTAGGCACCCCCCACGTTAGCCAAGAACGCTGGACGCTGCGCAACCTCAACTTCGTTAACGATAACTATCCCGGCGCATTTCATCCCACGGTGCGCTACGTCTGCGTGGCTGGCAAAGCCGTCTTGGGCGATCGCTCCCTAGCAGGCTGGTTCACCTACAACAGCTACCTACTCACCTGCGGCAACGGAGCCTGTTGGGGCGACGAAATTACCCCCATCTCCGCCGCCCACCTAGAAGGTGCCGAAAATCTAATCTTGGATCAGGTCGTCCATTCGCCCCGAGCCGGCAAGCGCTGGTATGGCAGCCCCGACATCATCCCCACCTGGGCTGCCTATCTCGCCTAAACCACCCCTCCAACTCATGAGGCCAGCCACCTGCATCTTCAACAGGTGGCTTTTGTCGTTCCAAAACGATGGGGGACAGGAGAAGCGATCGCCCCGCCGCTCATCTGGATACCCGCGTTCTACCCCAGCGCCAACGAAAATCAACCTGAATTCGTTCATCTTGAGCAGTCTACTCAAGACGGTGTTGCTAAAACTAGCCTAATCCAATGCGCAAAAATGCTCATCATTTCACAACACACAAGGAGAAATTAGTGTCATTCTGTCAAACTTTTGTTATGATTCGTAATATAGATCAGACGGATTTGTATGGCGAATAGGGAAACCTGAATCTACACCCCCGTAACGTCTCCCAAACGTTCGGATTAGAGCTTAGATTCACGCCTACCGTCTCCAGATACCAGTCCTGCAAGAGGTCGAAGCCCGTGACAGCTTCCATCCAAGCTCTAGCAGACTACAGCACGAACCGGTTACAGCATTCAACATTGCACTCTCAGTCATGGAGGATCCATGGTAGACCCTAACACCTACGAGCTAACGATCGAGCAGCAGTTTCAAATGCGGTTGATGGAGGAATCAGCCCACGTGATGAGCCGAGAGCAAGCCCTAGATCTGCTGGTGCAGG is part of the Candidatus Obscuribacterales bacterium genome and harbors:
- a CDS encoding DUF58 domain-containing protein, with protein sequence MRQTKAWSDWLETRWVSPSYGGWLLLGLAVFFFAAATNTMAGWLYVISGGMLAMLAIAALLPPRSLKRLQVSRMPIYPISAGDALQVELRIDNPTPQARGLLELSDLLPFVVGAPERSALETLAAQGQYRWAYSRVMEQRGVYRWHTVHLRTAAPFGLFWRRQAFTQPAIAVVYPQVLPLSSCPLVDEQGADEQKELQSIQRPDSASEGMTRALRPYRWGDPIRMVHWRSSARYGDLRVRELEVITGGQALVIALDSGIAWPAAAFEEAVIVAASLYFYALKQKLQVSLWTAGTGTVDGQQQVLEVLAATQADEEPRPIAGQRPDLPLVWLTPRGDRLEDLPAGSRWMLWDEMGRSPSTTQRLGILRQPEDPLQIQLQRSL
- a CDS encoding NblA/ycf18 family protein, which encodes MVDPNTYELTIEQQFQMRLMEESAHVMSREQALDLLVQASQLLMVKDNVIRNLLQRTPLKSFSFES
- the alr gene encoding alanine racemase, whose product is MLSWDHRPTLSTMGRERAWVEINHSHLAYNVQAIQALLAPGTDLMAVVKADAYGHGAVTIAQTALQAGATWLGVATIPEGIELREAGIQAPILLLGATNTVEQVRAIAHWQLQPTLCTEKQALVFAEAMDSATHPLPVHLNVDTGMSRLGVPWQQVLPLAQHIQRSPHLHLASVYSHFATADDPDVQTLQHQRDRFQQVIQTLGDHGIVPPMLHLANSAGTLVESSLHYDLVRVGLAIYGLYPAPHFRASIDLKPVLQVKARVTQVKTLPPQTGVSYGHRFVTQRETRLAVVGIGYADGVPRLLSNRMNVLLRGQFVPQIGAITMDQLMLDVTDLAEVHEGDVVTLLGHDQDATISADDWADTLGTISWEILCGFKHRLPRLSLSSPATATAKPLTLS
- a CDS encoding AarF/ABC1/UbiB kinase family protein — encoded protein: MPDRPSRDAAASESIPSPVGSSVPSGLLSNPSEHRGITVSDRSKLHTSKKYRWNRERYSRQRRYVDIWTFVLRLLASQWLYGKSWSYAGGMTDEKQTLRRRRLAVWIRETLLDLGPTFIKVGQLFSTRADLFPSEYVEELSKLQDKVPAFNYEQVEAIIEQDLGKTIPELYQSFDPIPLAAASLGQVHRAQLHSGEEVVVKIQRPGLKKLFTIDLAILKGIARYFQNHPDWGRGRDWMGIYEECCRILWEEIDYLGEGRNADTFRRNFRNEGWVRVPRVYWRYASSRVLTLEYLPGIKISHYDAIEAAGLDRKNLAQLGARAYLHQLLNNGFFHADPHPGNIAVSSDGALIFYDFGMMGQVPAITREKLLNTFFGIAQKDAEQVVASLVELGALAPAEDMGPVRRSVQYMLDNFMDQPFETQSVAAISDDLYDIAYNQPFRFPATFTFVMRAFSTLEGVGKGLDPDFNFMEVAKPFAMQLMTDGRSSLETDGLLGEIGRQAAQMSSTALGLPRRIDDTIDKLERGDIRVRVRSIESDRLLRRISTVNLGMNYTILAGTFTLSATILLVSEYVILASVMAILAVASAIALIRLLMRLDRYDRMF
- a CDS encoding Stp1/IreP family PP2C-type Ser/Thr phosphatase yields the protein MKRIFSGLTDTGLVRSVNQDAYYIDPDGRFCLVADGMGGHAGGQEASRLATDTIREYLETHWSFPAKSHQLLEEALLKANHAILKDQRDHPERSDMGTTVVVVLFRDDQPSCAHVGDSRLYRLRGSRLDQITEDHTWVRRALKSGELTTDQARLHPWRHILSKCLGRDDVRQIDVQTFELEPNDRLILCSDGLTEELSDHLIAFHLKSIRACDQAASALVNAAKGKGGRDNITIVIVSNEQSD